The stretch of DNA GGGGTGGGGCTTTTACTCCTCCATCAACTTTCTATATCTACCCTTCTTAATCTCCTCATTGCCAAGACGGCGTGCCTTATTGATTTCGTAATCAGAGAAGCCACCTTCGAAATAGACCACTTCACCATTACCCTCAAAGGCGAGGATGTGGGTACAGATACGGTCGAGGAACCAACGATCATGACTGATGACTACCGCACAACCTGCGAATGCCTCAAGACCTTCCTCCAAGGCACGGAGTGTGTTTACGTCGATATCGTTGGTAGGCTCATCGAGGAGGAGGACGTTGCCTTCCTGCTTCAATGCCATAGCCAACTGAAGACGGTTACGCTCACCACCAGAGAGTACTGAACAAAGCTTGCTCTGGTCGGTTCCTGAGAAGTTGAAACGTGAGAGATAAGCACGTGAGTTGATGTCACGTCCACCCATACGAATTGTCTCGTTGCCTTGCGAAACTACGTCATATACCGTCTTGTTAGGATCGATATCCTTATGCTGCTGGTCAACGTAAGCGAGCTTAACGGTCTCACCCACCTCAAACGTACCGCCATCTGCCTGCTCCAAGCCCATGATAAGGCGGAAGAGCGTTGTCTTACCCGCACCGTTAGGACCAATGACACCGACGATGCCGTTAGGAGGCAACATGAAGTTGAGATCGTTGAAGAGTACCTTCTCGCCAAAAGCCTTCTTTACGTGCTGCGCTTCGATAACCTTATTACCCAAACGTGGACCGTTAGGAATAAAGATTTCGAGCTTCTCCTCACGTTGTTTCTGCTCCTCGTTGAGCATCTGTTCGTAAGAGTTCAGACGCGCCTTACCCTTTGCCTGACGCGCCTTTGGCGCCATGCGCACCCATTCCAACTCACGTTCCAAGGTCTTGCGACGCTTAGAAGCCGACTTCTCTTCCTGCTCCATGCGCTTTGTCTTCTGATCGAGCCATGAAGAGTAGTTACCCTTCCATGGAATACCCTCGCCACGGTCGAGCTCGAGAATCCACTCGCTCACATCGTCGAGGAAGTAACGGTCGTGGGTAACAGCGATGACCGTACCCTCATACTGCTGCAAATGCTGCTCCAACCAGTCGATACTCTCAGCATCAAGGTGGTTGGTAGGCTCATCGAGCAACAATACGTCTGGCTTCTGAAGGAGCAGACGGCAGAGTGCAACACGGCGGCGCTCACCTCCAGAGAGGTTCGTCACCGGCAAATCGCCCTTAGGACAACGCAGTGCATCCATTGCACGCTCCAAGCGTGAATCAATATTCCAAGCATCTGTTGCATCGATAATATCCTGCAACTCCGCCTGACGCTGCATCAACTTATCCATCTTGTCAGCATCAGAGTAATACTCCTCCAAGCCGAACTTTACGTTGATATCGTCATATTCCTTCAGTGCATCATAGATATGCTGCACACCCTCCATAACATTCTCCTTCACGGTCTTAGCCTCATCGAGCGGTGGATCCTGTGGCAGATAGCCCACAGAGTAGCCCGGACTCCATACCACTTCGCCCTGTGTTGGTTCCACAAGACCAGCGATAATCTTCAACAGCGTAGATTTACCTGCGCCGTTGAGACCAATAATACCTATCTTTGCACCATAGAAGAACGAGAGGTAAATGTTCTTCAGAATCTGTTTCTGGTTCTGTGGGATAATCTTCGATACACCCACCATTGAGAAGATAATCTTCTTGTCGTCTACTGTTGCCATTAATTCTTTCGTTTGTTTTGTAGGCAAAGATAACGAAAATAATTCATATTGGCAAATCAAGACAGAAGGACAGAATGATGGGGGAAGACATAATGACAAAAGAGACAGAAGACAGAATGCGTTTATTGAAAAGACATAATGACAAAAGGACAGAAGGTAAAATGACAAAAGAAACAAGAGATGCGATGGCAAAAGACTGAAAAGTAAGGGAGTATCTCATATCTTTTTCTTTATCAAATTCCTTGCAAAGATACTCTCGAAACGAATTATTTATGTATCTTTGCCGACGGTATTCGATGCTTGAATGGTGGTGTAACTTATTGATGAACAATCATAATAACACTGGTTATCCTTTGATTTGCCGACTTTTATCAAATAACTATTCATGCGTTTTTTATCTCCTTCATTGGGATAGAATTACATTTGAAAACAAAAGTAATTATGACAAAAAAAACTTCACCATATATATGGCTCGGCTTAGCTTCTCTTTGGCTTTTAATATGCCCCATTTTCCTTATACTTGTTATACTTGGATTTGGTTCGTCAGGAGCAATCAATACCTTTTACGTACTGACAATAGGGGTAAATCTTTTTTGCTCTTATAAATTTGGTGAAGAGAAAGGGATAGCAAAAGGCATATTGTTTTTCATTTTTGCTATTTCATGTGACATATTTTTTTGTATCTTAATATTCTTAATTTTATATTCATTAAGCTGACATAACTAACGCTTCGGAGTTGTTTTCTACTTTTCTTATCCCTATTGTTCAATGATATACGAGCTGACGAAATGGTAAAGAGAAGTAATACCTTCTTTCGCATATCCAACTCTTAAGAATAACGTTAGATTCACCGACTTTATTAAATAACTATTATCTCCTTCATTGGGATAGAATTACATTTAAAAAACAAAAGTGATTATGAAAGAAACTCCTTCACCTTACAGATGGCTCGGCTATATGTTTGTTTGGATGGTGGCATGTCTATTTATTCTTAACGAAGAAATAAGATCCGATATATTTATCATCATCCTTTTATTATTAGCAATAGTGATCAATTCTTATTGTGCGTATAAGTTTGCTTTGGAGAAAGGGACATTCTTAGCCATACTGGCATTTGTTGTGGCTATGATACTTGACTTTTTCCCGTATTTTCTCTATTTCATAGTAATGGGGGTCATCTTGGAGTATTAAGGATAACTCTGTATGCTTTTTCTTTACCAATTCCCTTGCAGAAACGCTGATACTACGAATTATTTATGTATCTTCGCTGGCAGTAATCGCTGCTTGAGTGGCGTGTAACTTATTGATGAATAGTCGTAATGAGGCAAGGAATTCTTAGGCTTACTAACTATATTAAAGGATTATTTATAAGTTTTTTATTCCTTTGATAGGGATAGAAATTACATTTAAGAGTATAAGTAATTATGGAAGAAACTCCTTCACCTTACAGATGGCTTGGCTATATGAGTATTTGGATGCTGGTCTGGCTGGCTCTTGCTGAAAAGAGTATATCATCTAAATCATACTTTTTTGCCATTGATAAAAGCTGGCACTATTAATGCCGTACTTACGACAGATGAAATTAATTGACAAATGTTAAAATGATGTGAAGTAAATCTGCTATAAGACACAAGTTTTTAGTAGACAAGTTTGTAGTAGACAAGTTAACGAGTTATATGCTTTGTGACATATAACTCGCCTACTTGTCAACTCATCTACTTGTCAACTCATCTACTTGTAAACTCGCCTACTTCTTACGGGGTATCTCGCATTTCACGCCCCTCCCTTTGGGGGAGGGGACGGGGGTGGGGTCAGTTGGGCTGGTTGTTCTGCTTTCTCTTTTACAACTCCCCTTGATTTAACTTCTTATCCACCAACAAGCCCTTGGCTGTTGTGTTCTTAACGGTGAATGGTTTAAGTGCTTTCATACGGATGACGAGGAGGTCGGCATCGCCATTGAGCGTGTGGTGGTCGCCAACGTTCACGAAGGTTGGATAGAGCACCTGTGAGCCATCGTTGTGACGGCGGTCGTAAGTGAGGTTGCGCATCACCATTGATGGGTCGGTCTCAACCTTAACAAATTGCAACTCCTTCGGACTGTATGGGAAGACGAGGTTGAAGGCATTGACCGCCCGTAGGTCTTTACCCTTCACCTTGATGATGACCTCATCGCCTGCTGCGTAAGACTTACGATTAAATTCGTAATAAACCTTACCGCCGACAGTTTCTGGTTCATCGTTATTGCAACCACCCTCAAGTTGTACGGCAACATTCGAGATGTCGTAAGCATCAATGAGACCATTGCCGTTGAGGTCGCCACCTGAGATATAACCATCGAAGTCGGCATCGCCCTTCTTAAGTCCGGTATAGTTCATATAAGAGGTGAAGTCGTTCTCGTCAACCTTACCATCGAGATTGATATCGCCTGGAAGGATAGACTTTGTGCCGGGCACCTTAAAGACATAGAACTCACGACCAGAGCCAAAGTTGCCAACAGCCTCCTTCACACTCACCTTGACATAGCGTGCCACAGGCTGAGCGGTCAACGTCACCTCCTTCGTTCTACCATCACGGACCCACTGCTGTGGACCAATCTCTGTCCAGTTTTTACCATCCTTACTGACAGCGATGTCACACTTCGTTATCGTTCCGTTACCACCATTCGCACGTGGCACATACTGCAGCTTGTCGAGCGTGTTAGTACTATGGAGATCGATCGTAAAGTCGAATGGTACGGCCTTCGTATAATAATAAGTGTGCCAGATGTCGCCTGTCGTACTGAAATCTACAAGTCGTTTAATTTCAAAACCTTCCATATCACGAGCAGTTGAGGTAGCGGTAAGTCCTTTAATGGCATACTCCAACGGATTGACAGCTGTCTTCACATGCAGCGGCGTCCAAGCTCCTACGCCATCGCTATTCACCGCACGCACCTTAAAGTCGTAGTCGGTTGCTGGCTGCAAGTCCTCAAAGAGGAGCGAGTTGTGGCGGATTGTCGTAAAGGTCTGTCCGTTAAACTCAATCTCATAGTAGTCGGCATTCTGTACCGGCTTCCACTTTGGTGTACCACAATATGGCTGAACATCAGCAGCAAGCAACTCAGGAGCAGTCAGACTACCCTTCTTGCTCAAGGTTTCATTCGGTTTATTCAATCGTACAAAGCCATCCACGCGAAGTTCTATTGCCTCCTTCGTGATATCACATGATGCTAAACGCACGATGATTTGGGCATTCTTTGAAACCAACAAACGTTCCATCTCGCTGCCTGCCGTTGAGAAGCGGTTGATATTCGATACCTGAACATACTGCCATGTGTTATCGCCTTGTTCAGTCTCTGTGAGTCGGATCTTCTTTCCACCAATAACAGCTGTGAGCTTCTTTGGCTTCGCATTGGTGTTCAGATAGAAGGTTGTACTCTGGTTTTTCACCATTCCCTCGAAAGAACCTTCGGTCTTATTGATTGTCACCATCAGCACCTGCTTATCGTTAAGATCAGAAGTGATGCGGGTCGTAGCCTTCTCACCAGAGAGATATTTCTGTGTTGTACCATCGTCGTCATAGAGGGTAAACTCCGTCTTTCCGTCAGGATAAAGTT from Prevotella scopos JCM 17725 encodes:
- the ettA gene encoding energy-dependent translational throttle protein EttA, whose protein sequence is MATVDDKKIIFSMVGVSKIIPQNQKQILKNIYLSFFYGAKIGIIGLNGAGKSTLLKIIAGLVEPTQGEVVWSPGYSVGYLPQDPPLDEAKTVKENVMEGVQHIYDALKEYDDINVKFGLEEYYSDADKMDKLMQRQAELQDIIDATDAWNIDSRLERAMDALRCPKGDLPVTNLSGGERRRVALCRLLLQKPDVLLLDEPTNHLDAESIDWLEQHLQQYEGTVIAVTHDRYFLDDVSEWILELDRGEGIPWKGNYSSWLDQKTKRMEQEEKSASKRRKTLERELEWVRMAPKARQAKGKARLNSYEQMLNEEQKQREEKLEIFIPNGPRLGNKVIEAQHVKKAFGEKVLFNDLNFMLPPNGIVGVIGPNGAGKTTLFRLIMGLEQADGGTFEVGETVKLAYVDQQHKDIDPNKTVYDVVSQGNETIRMGGRDINSRAYLSRFNFSGTDQSKLCSVLSGGERNRLQLAMALKQEGNVLLLDEPTNDIDVNTLRALEEGLEAFAGCAVVISHDRWFLDRICTHILAFEGNGEVVYFEGGFSDYEINKARRLGNEEIKKGRYRKLMEE